A genome region from Penaeus vannamei isolate JL-2024 chromosome 20, ASM4276789v1, whole genome shotgun sequence includes the following:
- the mio gene encoding GATOR2 complex protein MIOS, whose translation MMSSVRVDVQWSPVAEDQFLTWGSDLQLYQVQEVSPTEIVQLPRLRLGPKTAASLLSTNNDLQYIKCVAWCPGLETDQSNQLIAVGQANGKVALTSFSKVPDPRGLKGREFIPKHSRAVNSLAWSTQEPKLLSAGLDKVRTDHSVLVWDVTRTSQPPSYTFDQRNSSAGENIKPLIEFGLAEASHSVAFSLHASGTLLTGMNNKHIKIFDLREGKLITTVSTKAVYGICTDPHNEHRFASYVENQVHIWDIRNIERPILYLDASKPTSKLAWCPSRVGLLASLSRDSAAVRTYDILHYNMGGEDQEPAVLTRSINTDTNTSLSAFSWHPTHENRILTASYTGKLVDYYVQERITLNWSSSTSSSLIWTHGKKTLYYLDSQHPVYSNFDDISIAIMSRAQKKYGLYEDNLATNGEVTGDMSLRDLWSWLDAARSLVTAGNFKLPGGVPYRYQGVLSLLTMGELMSDVVNKPWVGLDLQKAPTCKVFRCEERSRALELCSWGFENEAVLTSFLAQLENAGNYTRAAAVAVFNQRIKQAIQILQKGAAVKEPTLNSTAMALSGFTEDRKALWRETCMMLRSQLTDPYLRAMFAFLTDDADSFDPVLGETDMAIQDRVAFACNYLSDARLMEYLERLKMRLTEAGNLDGILLTGLCPEGIDLLQRYVDLTGDVQTVALVTIHTLQHAVNKDSRLSHWVQSYRNLLDSLRLWNERAQLDVIMNHNKYAERPPQHIYISCYFCNKSISAYIQAPGRPRNPYARYGTGSATKSKMQACPNCKKPLPRCSLCLVHMGTPSGWGSSTSKNLAVEEGADGQSNVPNNDGATAKRKLSNFTSWFTWCQTCRHGGHAHHLMEWFKEHTECPVTSCTCKCMSLDTVSKVPSSSAAVTVK comes from the exons ATGATGAGTAGTGTGAGAGTAGACGTCCAGTGGTCACCTGTTGCCGAAGACCAATTTCTGACTTGGGGCTCAGATTTACAGCTGTATCAAGTTCAAGAAGTCTCTCCAACTGAGATTGTTCAGCTTCCTC GATTACGTTTAGGTCCTAAAACAGCAGCTTCACTTCTATCCACAAATAATGACCTACAGTACATAAAATGTGTCGCCTGGTGTCCTGGACTGGAAACAGATCAAAGCAATCAGCTTATTGCTGTTGGACAGGCCAATGGAAAAGTTGCTCTCACAAGTTTCAGTAAAGTGCCAGACCCCAGAGGTCTCAAGGGAAGAGAGTTCA ttccaAAACATTCTCGGGCAGTGAATTCTTTGGCATGGAGCACACAGGAACCCAAGCTCTTGTCTGCAGGTCTAGACAAAGTACGAACCGACCACTCGGTATTAGTATGGGATGTGACTCGGACAAGTCAGCCCCCATCTTATACATTTGATCAACGAAACTCGAGTGCTGG agaAAATATCAAACCCCTTATTGAGTTTGGTTTAGCAGAGGCAAGTCACAGTGTTGCATTTTCTCTTCATGCAAGTGGCACACTTTTGACCGGGATGAACAATAAGCACATCAAAATTTTTGATCTGAGAG aGGGTAAATTAATAACCACTGTGAGCACCAAAGCCGTTTATGGCATATGTACAGACCCACACAATGAGCATCGTTTTGCATCCTATGTTGAAAATCAG GTTCACATCTGGGACATTCGGAATATCGAGCGGCCAATTCTGTACCTCGATGCTTCAAAACCTACATCCAAATTAGCCTGGTGTccttcaag GGTTGGGCTGCTGGCATCTTTGAGCCGAGACAGTGCTGCAGTCCGCACATATGACATCCTTCATTATAATATGGGTGGAGAGGACCAAGAGCCGGCTGTACTCACAAGGTCAATCAACACAGATACCAACACATCACTTTCTGCCTTTTCTTGGCACCCAACACATGAAAATAGGATTCTCACTGCATCTTACACAG GGAAGCTAGTGGACTATTATGTCCAAGAAAGGATAACCCTCAATTGGTCTTCCTCCACATCAAGTTCTTTAATTTGGACCCACGGAAAGAAAACCCTTTACTACCTAGATTCTCAGCATCCTGTTTACTCTAATTTTGATGATATTTCTATAGCCATTATGTCAAGAGCACAGAAAAAGTATGGTCTCTAT GAAGATAATTTGGCTACAAATGGAGAAGTGACTGGTGATATGTCCCTTCGTGATCTGTGGAGCTGGTTAGACGCAGCAAGAAGCCTGGTGACTGCTGGTAACTTTAAACTACCTGGAGGAGTGCCTTATAGATATCAGGGGGTTTT GAGTCTACTGACCATGGGTGAGCTGATGTCTGATGTAGTGAACAAGCCATGGGTTGGATTAGATTTACAGAAGGCACCTACGTGTAAAGTGTTCAG GTGTGAAGAGCGAAGCAGAGCCTTAGAATTGTGCTCTTGGGGTTTTGAAAATGAGGCTGTTCTGACTAGTTTCCTAGCTCAGTTAGAGAATGCAGGAAACTATACGCGCGCAGCTGCTGTAGCTGTTTTCAACCAGCGCATAAAGCAAGCAATACAGATCTTACAGAAGGGAGCTGCAGTTAAGGAGCCGACACTGAATTCAACAGCCATGGCTCTGTCTG GGTTCACAGAAGATCGCAAAGCATTGTGGAGGGAAACATGCATGATGCTGCGTTCCCAGCTGACTGACCCGTATCTGCGTGCCATGTTTGCCTTCCTCACAGATGATGCAGATTCCTTTGACCCAGTTCTT GGAGAAACAGATATGGCAATCCAAGATAGAGTAGCATTTGCGTGTAATTACTTAAGTGATGCCAGGCTAATGGAGTACTTAGAAAGGTTAAAAATGAGACTTACAGAGGCTGGAAATCTTGATGGTATTTTGCTCACAG GTCTCTGTCCTGAGGGAATTGATTTGCTTCAGCGGTACGTAGATCTTACTGGTGACGTGCAAACAGTTGCATTAGTCACAATACACACACTTCAGCACGCCGTCAATAAAGATTCTCGATTGAGCCACTGGGTACAGAG CTACCGGAATCTTCTAGATAGCCTACGACTATGGAATGAGAGAGCCCAGTTAGATGTTATAATGAATCATAACAAATATGCAGAGCGGCCACCACAGCACATTTACATCTCATGCTATTTCTGCAACAAAAGCATTTCTGCTTATATTCAAGCTCCTGGTAGACCTAGAAATCCTTATGCAAGATATGGGACAGGCTCAGCTACAAAGTCTAAG ATGCAGGCTTGTCCAAACTGCAAGAAACCCCTCCCACGCTGCTCTCTGTGTTTGGTACACATGGGAACTCCCTCAGGCTGGGGAAGCTCCACTTCCAAAAACCTGGCTGTAGAAGAAGGTGCTGATGGCCAGTCCAATGTTCCAAATAATGATGGTGCTACTGCCAAGAGGAAACTTAGCAACTTCACTTCATGGTTCACTTGGTGCCAGACTTGTAGACATGGTGGACATGCACATCACCTCATGGAGTGGTTCaa ggaACATACAGAGTGCCCTGTAACATCGTGTACTTGTAAGTGTATGTCACTGGATACTGTTAGTAAAGTGCCATCCTCATCAGCTGCAGTGACTGTGAAGTGA